The Sphingomonas naphthae nucleotide sequence CTCCTCGGGCGGGAAGCGGGCGATGACCGACTGGATGTGATCGGGATTGCAGCGGCACCCCTTGGCGAGCGGCGTCGTGCCCAGGGTGCGGACCTCGTCCTCCTCGTTGAACAACCGCCACACGAGGCGGTCGAGCGCCAGCGTCTCATCGGTCAATTCGGCCGGTGCCACCGTCTGGCCGAGCGCCGCGACATGCTCCCATTCGGGATGGTCGAGCCGCGTGTGGAGCCGCTCGCGCCCTTCCTCGCCCTCGGGCAGATGCTGGATCAGTATGCCGCCCGCGATATGGCCCGCCGCGCCGCGATCCTCGACCGCGATGCGGACGAGGCTGGGGATCTGCTCAGACTGCGCGAAATAGCTCTCCGCCGCCGCCGCGAGCGAAGCGCCCTCCAGCGGCACGATCCCCTGATAGCGTTCGCCGGTCACCGCCTGATCGAAGGTGATCGCCAGATAGCCCTTGCCGAACAAAGCGAACAGCGAGGGCGCGACCGGCATCTCGGCCAGCCGTTCGGCATCGTAGCGCACATACCCGCGCACCACGCCGCCCTTGTAGTCGGCGACGAGCAGATCGATCACCCCGCCCTCGGTCTGCGCCTGCAAGGTGAGTTGCCCGGCGGCATCCTTCAGCGTCGCGCCGAACAGCCCGGCCAGCACCACCGCTTCGGCCAGCACCCGCTCGATCGCCGGCGGATAGCCATGCGCGCCGAGGATCGCATCCAGCGCCGGCCCGACGCGCACGATCCGCCCGCGCGCATGGCGCTCGGGAATGACGAAGCCGAGGGCGATATCGATGGCGGCGCTGGTCTCGCCGGAAGTGTCGGTCATGCCCCCCATGTCGGGATGGACGGGCGGAATGTCCAGATGGCGAAGGTGCGCGCGGGAAGCGCCCGTGCTACGATATGGCGATGAACGGTGCGCCCACCCGGATCGACGTAATTGCCGAGATGGAGGCGGATGCACGCGCCGAGGACGACATTCGCGCCGGGCGGACCGTTCGCCATGCCGATGTCGTAGAGTGGCTACGCACTTGGGGCACATGCGACGAAGGCCCGTTCCCATTCGATCGCGCTATACCCCGTTCGTCCTGAGCGTAGTCGAAGGACGTGCAACGGGACGCACCGTTTGGGGCACGCCCTTCGACTATGCTCAGGGCGAACGGGTAAAGTGCGGCTGCGTGGCTGCGTGGCCCCGCGACTAGCTCAGCCCAGCTTGCCCAGCGCCCACAGCAGCACCGATTTCTGCGCGTGAAGGCGGTTCTCCGCCTCGTCCCAGATGGCGGACTGGGGGCCGTCGATCACCGCGTCCACCACTTCCTCGCCGCGATGGGCGGGCAGGCAGTGGAGGAAGGTGGCGTCGGGCGCGGCGCCGGCCATCAGCGCGGTGGTCACCTGATAGGGCGCCATCGCCGCCAGTTTCTCCTCGGCGTGGAGCTGGCCCATCGAGATCCAGGTGTCGGTGACGACCACGTCGGCATCGGCCACCGCGATCGCGGGATCGCGGGTGAGCGTCACCGTCGCGCCGCGCTGGGTGGCGGCGCCGACGGCGGCCATGTCGGGATCGTAACCCTCGGGGCAGGCGGCGCGCACCTCGAAGCCCATCAGGCTGCCCGCCTCGATGATCGAGTGGAGCACATTGTTGCCGTCGCCCAGCCACGCCCACTTCGTGCCGACGAGTTTCGCGCGATGCTCGATCACGGTCAGCATGTCGGCCATGATCTGGCAGGGGTGCGACCAGTCGGTCAGGCCATTGATGATCGGCACGGTGGCGTGCTGCGCCATCTCGACCACCTTGGCGTGATCGTCGGTACGGATCATGATCGCGTCGACGTAGCGCGAGAGGACGCGCGCGGTATCGGCGATGCTCTCGCCGCGCCCGAGCTGCATCGATCCGGCGTCCATCACGATCGTGGTGCCGCCCAGCTGGCGCATCGCCATGTCGAACGACACGCGGGTACGGGTCGAATTCTTCTCGAAGATCATCGCCAGCGTGTGGCCGGCGAGCGGCGCGTCCGGGTCGGCGCCGCCCCTGGGCAGATGCCTGCGCGCCGCCTTGCGGTCCGCCGCGTCGTTCAGCATCGCCGCGATCGCGGCGGGGCCGGCGTCGTCCAGGTCGAGGAAGTGGCGGATCATGCCGCGTCCCCCACCGGATAGTCACGCGCGCCCGCCGAGAGCTTCTCGGCGAATTCGGCGATATGGCTGTCCTCGATGTTGAGCGGCGGCATCACCCGCACGACATTCTCGCCGGCCGACACGGTCAGCAGGCCGTGATTGTCGCGCAGGTGCGCCACGAACGCCCGCGCCTCGGCGGTGGGCTTCAGCTTCAGGCCCAGCATCAGGCCCTTGCCGCGCACGCTGTCGAACAGATGGTCGTGGTTGGGGATCAGCTGCTCCAGCGTCTGGCGCAGCCGGTCGCCCATGCGGCGGACGTTCGCCAGGAAGGGCTCGTTCACCACCTCCTCGAAGATGGTGAGGCCGACCGCCATGGCGAGCGCGTTGCCGCCATAGGTGGAGCCGTGCGTACCCGCGACCATGCCCTTGGCGGCCTCCTCGGTGGCGAGGCAGGCGCCCAGCGGGAAGCCGCCGCCGATGCCCTTGGCCACCGCCATGATGTCCGGCGAGACGCCATAATGTTCATGCGCGAAGAAGGCGCCGGTGCGGGCATAGCCGCACTGGACCTCGTCGAGGATCAGCAGCAGCCCGCGCTCGTCGCACAGCTTGCGCAGGCCGGTCATGAACTCCTGCGTGGCGGGGGTGACGCCGCCCTCGCCCTGCACCGTCTCGACCATGAAGCCGGCGGCGTCGGGCCGGTCGCTGGCGCGATCGGCGGCCTCCAGATCGTTGAAGGCGACCGTCTCGAAGCCCGGCAGCAAGGGCTCATACCCGTCGCGCATCTTGGGCTGGTTGGTGGCCGAGATCGCCCCCAGCGTCCGCCCGTGGAAGGCGTTGGCGAAGGTGACGATATGGTGCCGGTGCGGCTCGCCATTGGCATAATGATAGCGCCGCGCGACCTTGATCGCGCATTCGACCGCCTCGGTGCCCGAATTGGTGAAGAAGACCGTATCGGCGAAGGTGGATGCCACCAGTTTCTCGGCGAGCTGCTCCTGCAACGGCGCGCCGTAGAGGTTGGAGACATGCATCAGGGTGGCCGCCTGATCCGCGATCGTCTTGACCAGTTTCGGATGGGCATGG carries:
- the argF gene encoding ornithine carbamoyltransferase produces the protein MIRHFLDLDDAGPAAIAAMLNDAADRKAARRHLPRGGADPDAPLAGHTLAMIFEKNSTRTRVSFDMAMRQLGGTTIVMDAGSMQLGRGESIADTARVLSRYVDAIMIRTDDHAKVVEMAQHATVPIINGLTDWSHPCQIMADMLTVIEHRAKLVGTKWAWLGDGNNVLHSIIEAGSLMGFEVRAACPEGYDPDMAAVGAATQRGATVTLTRDPAIAVADADVVVTDTWISMGQLHAEEKLAAMAPYQVTTALMAGAAPDATFLHCLPAHRGEEVVDAVIDGPQSAIWDEAENRLHAQKSVLLWALGKLG
- a CDS encoding aspartate aminotransferase family protein; translated protein: MTIAPLMPVYPRCDVRPVRGEGAYLWGERGEKYLDFASGIAVNILGHAHPKLVKTIADQAATLMHVSNLYGAPLQEQLAEKLVASTFADTVFFTNSGTEAVECAIKVARRYHYANGEPHRHHIVTFANAFHGRTLGAISATNQPKMRDGYEPLLPGFETVAFNDLEAADRASDRPDAAGFMVETVQGEGGVTPATQEFMTGLRKLCDERGLLLILDEVQCGYARTGAFFAHEHYGVSPDIMAVAKGIGGGFPLGACLATEEAAKGMVAGTHGSTYGGNALAMAVGLTIFEEVVNEPFLANVRRMGDRLRQTLEQLIPNHDHLFDSVRGKGLMLGLKLKPTAEARAFVAHLRDNHGLLTVSAGENVVRVMPPLNIEDSHIAEFAEKLSAGARDYPVGDAA
- a CDS encoding Hsp33 family molecular chaperone HslO, encoding MTDTSGETSAAIDIALGFVIPERHARGRIVRVGPALDAILGAHGYPPAIERVLAEAVVLAGLFGATLKDAAGQLTLQAQTEGGVIDLLVADYKGGVVRGYVRYDAERLAEMPVAPSLFALFGKGYLAITFDQAVTGERYQGIVPLEGASLAAAAESYFAQSEQIPSLVRIAVEDRGAAGHIAGGILIQHLPEGEEGRERLHTRLDHPEWEHVAALGQTVAPAELTDETLALDRLVWRLFNEEDEVRTLGTTPLAKGCRCNPDHIQSVIARFPPEERGEMADEAGLIHVDCEFCARRFSIRADDLERVDAR